In the genome of Candidatus Binatia bacterium, the window ACCTCGTTGCGGTTGCTCTGATCTAAGTGCAGGGCAACAGAGTTTGCCTCGAACCAATTGTTCACCAAGGAGGACTCTGCGATCTCCTTCAACAAAAAGCCGTATGCGGCTTTGCCTTCGTGACCAATAAACGTATTTTCCTGCATCGCCACCTTCCGCGAATACATCACGGCTACACCAGCACCATTCCTCTGAAACGTGTTCCGAGCAAATCCGTTTTGATCCGAGTACATGAAATGCAACCCGTAGCGGATGTTGTCCTCAGCTCGATTGTCCGTGAGTACGCTGTCGCTAGTAAACTCCAGGTAAATACCGTCGCGGTGACCGGTCACCTGATTCCCCACGACAACCAGGCCAGCGGAGTTCCAGGTGTGAATTCCATTGCCAGATCCGCCCTCTCCTCGGGGCACGCCGACAATCACGTTGTTTTCCACACGACAATCCTGAACGCCTTCGAGGTACACAGCGAAAAACGTATCCTCGAAGCGATTACCCACAACGGCACAGCGCCGGGCGTTGCTGACCCGCAATGCGGCCGTGTCCCGGAGCAAATCGCGGCCTGAGCGAACCAAACGGAAGCCCTCCACACGCACGTCATCAGCCCGAACCTGGATGAGAGGCCGCTGCCCTTCCCCGTCGATCACCGCCCCGTTGCCGACCAAGGTCACTGGCCGCGTGACCTGAATAAACTCGCGATAAGTGCCAGGAGCCACCGCGACTGTGTCCCCCGGCTGCGCCGCATCCAGAGCCGCCGAGATACTGGTGTAACGACAGTGGCCACAAACCGTGAGTACAACCAAAGCCCAGCCGAAAAACACCGCACACCCTACCTCACCGACCCAGCTCGGCCCAGCGGGTCAATTTAAACTCTTCTGGCCGCGCCTGGGCTGACTCGACCCAGCCCCTTGCCTCTCGTTCACTGGCAAACGCCCCTAGATTGCCGCCCATGGGGCTGCGGATGCCGGCCCACTGAAGCACCCATGC includes:
- the nosD gene encoding nitrous oxide reductase family maturation protein NosD, encoding MFFGWALVVLTVCGHCRYTSISAALDAAQPGDTVAVAPGTYREFIQVTRPVTLVGNGAVIDGEGQRPLIQVRADDVRVEGFRLVRSGRDLLRDTAALRVSNARRCAVVGNRFEDTFFAVYLEGVQDCRVENNVIVGVPRGEGGSGNGIHTWNSAGLVVVGNQVTGHRDGIYLEFTSDSVLTDNRAEDNIRYGLHFMYSDQNGFARNTFQRNGAGVAVMYSRKVAMQENTFIGHEGKAAYGFLLKEIAESSLVNNWFEANSVALHLDQSNRNEVRGNAFCRNGLAISLWGSAEQNDFAENSFEGNLFDVYTNSLQSGGNRFERNYFSSYWGYDRDRDGCGDLPFRPVSFSAVLLARYPLAGLLAKSLFFEFLDLTERLIPAFAPSELADLRPSLRPTKNACTRGRRLKTIPVNGSG